caccaagagtgaggtCTTAGTGCAGAacatggagtaagccctgaccaatgctaagtgtggcccaacaacaacaataaaaaatagatgaGGTAGTTCTGGGTTGTAGCTATCTCCAAATCAATCTCCTCCCTGCAGTCAGAGATAGCACCAACCTAAGGCTCTGTTCCTTCATGATTGTTTGAGGAGTGGTTCTCAATCCTCCAAGGAGAAGAACAATCCAAGTGGTTTTCAATCCtggaaatatttcaaaatcacCTGTGCCTGGGTGCATCTTATGAGCACCACCTTGACTGATGTTTTCTCCCTTGGCTTGGGTTGCTTCCTATCTGCTGTCTCATAACACATGAGCATCCTTTTCCCTGTCAGTCTTGGATTCATGCTCTTGCATAAAGATCTCCAAGATGCACAGCCAAAAATAGAGTGGCTTTGCTATAGCGGCAGGaactctctcccccccaccccccggaaGATAATACTTGAGCTGCACAAGACCTTTCCAGATAGAcaagggaaaaaaagacatttcaggCAAAAGGAAGAATGTGAAATGTGAGAAGAACCACAAGATGAATCTGTGTAGACTGAACCATAAGCTAAATCTGATGTAGATggttttgaaatttgttttggtttgcttgtgttttggtttgttaaatttgggagccacaccaaCAATATGTAAGGGCTTCCAGCTTGATACTCAGGGATGGCTCCTAGCTATATTTAGGAAACCATGTGGTATCAGAAACCAAGTGCAAGTCTTCTGCAAGCAAACCAGGCATTCTGGTCTATTGAGTTAGTTCTCCAAAGCCTTTAtactttacaaaaaataattttaaaaaatcagtcccaaaaatatgagggaaataaacCAAAGGGACTTCTCTCAAGTATCATAATGTCTTCCCTTCATAGAGCCTTGGGGACCCCTTTCAAACTTGTCCAACATCCCTTGGCACCAAAGAGTGaatcatccctggcattcccctGGCACTAGATGTCATAAAGTCCCTAAAGGATTGGAGGTCTCCACGGAGTCCAGGAAAacgaagagagaaggagaaattaAGGTGGTAAGAACAAAGAGTCATTCCATAGGGCCCATGGGGTGTTTAATTGTCCCTGTCTCTACTTCATGGGTGAGACATGTCCCTGCTACCTTCCCCTGCCTTTCTCAAACTAAAGGCTGGGCTGAAGCAGCTCTAGACAACTCCTCACTCACCCCTATCTTCTAGGTAAGTTGCTGGTGACCAGATACAGAAGCATGAGGACAGCCTATGTGCTAGGGAGGACTGAGAGAAAACTTGGGCTTGAGAGGAAATAGGCAAGATTGAGTTGTTATCAATCCAACATGGATATCCCAAATAATTTTTGATCCTGGAAATACTTTAAAATCACCTTTGCCTGGGTGTACCCCAAGAGCATTGATTTAATTTCATTCTCCCTGCCTGATATTTTCTCCCTTGCCTTGGGTTGTTCCCTATCTACTGCTATATAAGATACACACCAAGttatgggtattaagaaaaattaaagacattaccgtagtaaggcccagagacaatagagttaagggcatGGAggactgaaaggaccagcccaaaatttgaagctcaccacaaagagtggtgaatgctgttagggaaataactacactgacaactagcataacaatgataaagaatgagagaagtagaatgcctgtcacaaatacaaGCAGATGGGGGAGTaggggggcatttgtggtggaaatgttgcactggtgaagggggatattctgtttaggactgaaacccaactacgaacaggcttgtaatcatggtgcttaaataaaggtttataatgtattattattattctctgaGTAGTTATGACTTGCTCCTGCTCTAGATCCATTGAATCTGAATTTCTGAGCACGATACTAGGTCAAGCATGCTTTGCACAAAGCTGCACTGGTTGTTCTAATGACACCCATCCACAGAATAGATGGGAATTCAAATTCTTCACCTGCAGGAGAACTGATTGAGGAAAGACATTCAGCAAGAATTAAATTGGTCTAAATAGAATCTTTGAGACAAAATCTAGAGACAAAAAGAATTGGAGTGGGAGGCAGATTCAAGTCCGAGCTCCATTCAATCCTTTAATGGCTGTATGTCTTAGGACACGTTGGTTCTCTTCTCTGAAACTCAGATACACTAGAATGTGAGAATTAGTCCTCCTGGGGCAGTgagacaagagagagaaaatggaagTGCAGCAACAGTAGCTACTATTcacttaacacacacacatatatattagtaGGTCGatagaaaaaatagatatttctaaAGCACATAACAGGTGACAAACTTGGTCAACAGAGAACAAAAGTCATCATTTAGCTTAATCTCCATGAACTCTATATGGAAAACCATGATGTAGACATAGATCTTTATCAAAGTGACTTTCTTACAGCCACATCAAGAGTAAAgcagggggaccagagagatagcatggaggtaaggccttgcacgcaggacagtggttccaatcccggcatcctggatggtcccccaagcctgccaggagcgatttctgagtgtagagccaggagaaacccctgagcgctgccgggtgtgacccaaaaacaaacaagcaagcaaaacagAGTAACACAGGGCCTTCCTTCCTGCCTACCCTCCTGCCATCCTGACTTCCGTCCCTCCCTCCTGCTCtctgtccctttccttttccctttctctttccatttATCATCTCCTGTCTTGTATTTGCCAAATAGTTTAGTTCTGCCTGGTAAAGTGGatatatttttcagaatatttaaaatgtattctgcTTCTGGGCTGGGATTATATACATTACTGAAGTCATTAAAAGCACTAGTCTGAAGAGGCAACACTGGAATTTCACTAATAACAGAAAGAAACCTTGAACATCCATACAAATGAATGCAACTCAGTAGCAGAATTCTGGCCATGAATAGAGGAGAATCTGGGTTTGTTTCCTAACActacaaaaaaccaaccaaataaagaaaagaaaactgaatacaaAAGGAAAGGATCAGATAAAGATTGTTACTAGCTATGCTGTAGAATAGATTTtggcaacatttctttttttctttttcatctctcACGACTTTATGCTCCAAGACCATCAGTGAATCTTGCAATCCAGGACTCAAACCAGGACTCACCAGGAGGAACTCAGGCAGTGCAACGAACTCAGAACAGCAGATCCATGAAAAGGAGTCAGCCTGGAACCAGCCCCTCAGGGATGTGTGAGCTTTACTAGCGCTTCACTACCAATTTCTTCTTCAGTAAAGtatggtaatttttaaaatataaattactttattaaagatataaaagagTAAATCAGGGGAAATTTTGCAAGATCAGAGTGGAGTTCATATTAAATCACAATACTAGACAAATATAATAGAACATGTAGCCATATTGCCACTGAATTTATGGCacttattcttttcttatttattttttatttgtttgttttttgtttgttttttgggtcacacctggcagcgctcaagggttactcctggatctacgctcagaaatggtttctggcaggctcgggggaccatatggaatgccaggattcaaaccaccatctttctgcatgcaacgcaaatgccttacctccatgttatctctccagtcccttatgGCACTTATTCTTCAAAAACATTTGGATAGAAAATTGGAATTAGAATTTTTCATTTGGATAGTACATCAGGGACAAGAAGGAAACTTCATAACATCTATCATTTGTTTGTCAACAAACCTCTAAGTTGTGAATTTTATCTACATTTTAGAGACTAGTAAaggcaagatttaaaaaaagtatctCTCGAATGTCACAGTGTTATGTAAACAAAATAATTCTGAGCCTTCTGAGCCTAGAGGTTTGAGGCTCTATTGTATCCCAGGATAATGATTATAGGATGAATGGTATGCCCTTAATTTTAAAGTGCTTCTCAACTTGCAATATTCTTGTATTGCATTGGAATATAGTCTTTATAGGCAAAGTAACCAAAATATCACCGACACATCAAGAGACCTCTTACAAGAGATGGCTCATCTCTGAAAGAATAATGTCTTCTTCCATTTGCCTTCATGTACATTCACTTTTAAACACATGCATAAAAAGCATCCTTGATTACTTTCTAAGTCCTAGGAGATACATAACTATACAATGAACACCACATAGGACAATGAAAATAGAACTTGacctaaaattttatagaaaagacGATCTTTTGTTCAATACCAAAACAGTTTCCTTAAGTGTCTTAATCCATATGAAAAACTCAGAGCACTGCAGAATGTAGAAACAAATTGCATCTTCACCATAATGCACTATTGCCATAgtacatttatttaatatctgTACATACTCAGAAAGATATAGTTATGCTACTAATGaaacattttagaaatagaaaaaaaatgcccTATTGGAACTGTATAATGAGTAAGATTCTCctataatttctctctctttaaagGAAATTACAAACCTAACCAGCATCTCTGACTTTCTGCTCCTGGGCTTCTCTCAACACCCTGAACAGCAGCCTCTTCTGTTTGGCCTTTTCCTGGGCATGTACCTGGTCACCATGTTGGGGAATCTGCTCATCATCCTGGCCATTGGCTCTGATCATCACCTCCACACCCCTATGTACTTCTTCCTGGCTAACCTGTCCTTCATTGACACCTTTATTTCCTGCACCATTGTTCCCAAGGTGCTAGTGAACCTCCAGACACAGCATTACACCATCTCCTACACTGGATGCCTCCTGCAGATGTATTTCTTCATGACTTTGACCCTGTTGGATGACTTCCTGCTGGCCGTCATGGCATATGACCGTTATGTGGCCATCTGCCTTCCTCTCCACTACACTTTGATCATGCATTCCCAACGCTGCCTGCTCCTGGTCACCATCTGCTGGCTCTGCTCCCACCTCCTGGCCTTCTCACTCACTCTCCTTATGTCTCAATTCTCCTTTTGTGCCTCCCATTCTATCCCGCACTTCTTCTGTGATCTTCTCCCACTCCTTCGACTTTCTTGTTCAGAcacctggaacttccagctcatgaTGTTTGCTGAAGCAGCCCTCTCTGGGGTGGTGCCCCTCACCTGTGTCCTAATCTCTTATGCCCACATCATCCACGCCATCCTCAAGGTCCCTTCGGCTGGGGGCAAGCACAAAGTCTTCTCTACCTGTGGATCTCACCTAACAGTGGTTACTCTTTTCTATGGGACACTCTTTCTGGTGTATTTTCAGCCTTCTTCCTCCTACTCAGCTGATACTGGGATGGTGGCCTCTGTGGTATACACAATGATTACCCCCATGATTAACCCCCTTATCTATAGCCTGAGAAACAAAGATATGAAAGGGGCTTTGTGGAGACTCTTTGGCAGAGACAAGGTCCGTTAGTAAAAATGTACTCAGTGCCAGAGTTTTTAAAGAAGGACCTCCTCTGGGCTTCTCCATTACATTTTGAAATGGCTAACTGAGAAAATGCTATGGACTGGAAACCACACAAAATATTCAACAAATGAATAATTCTTATCTTTGCAAAACTGGAATAGGATCAACTGGTCAAAGAGATAGCTGTAGCCTTAAAGAAGGAGTGCACACAGGATGACTTGATATTAATTGTCAAAGCAAGTTCTATCCTACAAAGGAGAACCACCAAAAAGGTGCCATCgcctctggtttcctctttgattctggagactagctcttgccaggtatggggtttggggaggccccataccggagcccttcttcCTGGCCTGGgtagtgctgggaggcttggcaggctcccagccatccttgtctttttctcctgactccaggccttccctgggtgccagctcagatggccagaagtgggttcaggtggactcttagtggtcctcaggcttctcccatacctctccctacactaatggaaatgcactttgggagaagggtgggccgttttagtactggtttatgttgggacagtcaccggaatttttttctccttgttttcctattg
This is a stretch of genomic DNA from Suncus etruscus isolate mSunEtr1 chromosome 5, mSunEtr1.pri.cur, whole genome shotgun sequence. It encodes these proteins:
- the LOC126009400 gene encoding olfactory receptor 1G1-like, with protein sequence MNQPQTYPTSPWVKEFGNRLVDLEITNLTSISDFLLLGFSQHPEQQPLLFGLFLGMYLVTMLGNLLIILAIGSDHHLHTPMYFFLANLSFIDTFISCTIVPKVLVNLQTQHYTISYTGCLLQMYFFMTLTLLDDFLLAVMAYDRYVAICLPLHYTLIMHSQRCLLLVTICWLCSHLLAFSLTLLMSQFSFCASHSIPHFFCDLLPLLRLSCSDTWNFQLMMFAEAALSGVVPLTCVLISYAHIIHAILKVPSAGGKHKVFSTCGSHLTVVTLFYGTLFLVYFQPSSSYSADTGMVASVVYTMITPMINPLIYSLRNKDMKGALWRLFGRDKVR